The Desulfonatronospira thiodismutans ASO3-1 DNA window TCAGGATTTGTCTTTCCAGGTACAGGTAGCGTAAAAAACCTCTAAGGCCTGATCGTTCATGTATTCTGGTTTCAGGGGCGTATTTCCTGTTTCTCTCAGCCAGAAAAGCATCCATATGTAAGACATCCAGGTCTTTAAGCTCCATGCCCTGGTTTTGCAGGTAGTCATTAAGTGCGGATAGAGTCCCCCGGACCCGGTAGATCTGAACATGTCCCACCTGGCGGGTTTGGGTGTAGAATTGCAGATACTCTTCATAAAGCCTGGGCAGCTGGGCTCTTTGGAGCTTGCTCCTGCCTCTGCCTTCAGGCAAAGCACCCGGCGGCAAGCAGATTATGCCATTCTGGTGCAGGTAGCGCATGAATCCGCGCAGGACAAACCCGGCATACTTAACCTGGACATGGTCCTTAAATGCCTGCAAGGTATCCCGGGCAAAGGTACGCTCCCAGGGGATGCTATTTAGCACCACAAAGTCCAGCAGCCGGTTTAGAATTTGGCTGTGTTGGGCCATTGTCCATGGAGCATACCCGGCATTGTTCATCCATTCCAGGTAGTCCTGGATCTGCCTGTCCAGCATAACCTCTACCTGCCCAGCCTTTGTTCCATGTCCTGCAAAAACTCCACTGCCTCCCGGAAATTTAAGCCCTTGACCACCATGACCAGGTCAATGGGGTTGAAATTTCTTTCGCAACGAAAACACCTGGCCAGGTTGGTTCTGGGATTACAGGCGGTCAAAAACTCGGAGCAAAGCGGGCACAGAAAGCGCAAGTATCCGTCCCTGACTTTGGAGGGCATATCCAGGATATGGACAATAACGTCATTGACCAAAACCTTGTTTCGCAACCGCTGCAGTTCCTCTCTGGAATATCTTTGGGCCATGATTTCCTCCTCGAGATAAGTGTCAGTGATTAAGATTTGACTTCCCTATCACCACCCCGGCAGTGGAGGCTATCGAGTCCTACCTTTGCAATCAGGACCAAATCATGCGCAACCCATTGATACTTCTGTGATTTTTACGATTTTCGCGTCCATCTTTGCAATCAGCAGATCCTGGACAGAAATCATGGCGTAAGTTCCTGATATGTCACTGTTTTCAGCTGATAACGCGTCCAGCTTTGCAATTTCGCTGGAAATGGATTCGATGGCCCTCCTGCGCCGGTTTCTATATCGCTGTTTTTCCCGGTTGCTTCGAGTATAGTCAGGGTTGTTTTCCCTGTAGTTATTCCAGTAGTCAGGGTTCCTGGCACTCCAGCGTTGGTCTGAAGCCCTTTTATTGAGCCTGTAGGCCTGGTCCACCTGCATTTTCTTTCTTTGCCACCGGCGCTTGCGCGCTCTCTGGCAATCAGGCTTGGAGCAATACTTTCTGGTCGGGGTTACGTTTGGTAAGGGGAAAAAGACACCGGCTCACTGCAGCGTTTTTTGGACATACAACCTCCAGGAGCAGTTACTCCAAGAGGTTGTAGTTTTGGAAAGAAGAAAAATGAATGAAAAGAATTCAGGCGGGGTCAAGAAAAAATCAGGGATCAGTGCTGAGTACTGGAGTCTGACCACTGAACATTCCGGGAACTGCCTCAAGGGCGGGGTATATGTCTATACCTGGTGAGGCGGGGTGGATTAATTCTGTTGAGCCGAAACTTCCCTTAGGGCATTCAATCAGGGCGGGGTATGCAGGGTATGTTAAAAAAAATACTAAAGGCAGGCGGGGTATAGCGGGATACTGGCAACATAACTAAACTCGCAACATAATGTCCCTTATGTTGCGCTGAAATAGTCAAGCCGCAGCAAAGATACCGAATTATCAGCAGGGATCTTTTGAAAAGACTGCTGGATATAGACGATGATTTATCCAAGGTATACTCTGGATGGGTCCAGGCAGCAGTAGATGAGCGTACTCCCAGGCAACCAGGCTGGACTGAAAGTGTTGCCGTGGGCTGTAAGGTTTTTGTAGAAAAGATCAAGGAATTGCTCGGCGGAAAAGCTTGCGGCCGCAGGGTTCATGAAGTAGACAAGACCGGATCATATGCACTGAAAGAACCTGTATCGGCTTACAATGATGTTTTTGGGGGTGAAATGGGGCTTCTAAGGTCTGAAAATAGGCTGTTTTGGGACATTTATCCTGATATTTAAGTATGATGGTTAGGTCCGACCCCCAAAGAGCAAAGAAAAGAGACACGCTCACGTCCTCACCGACTGGTGAGGACGAGTCTCCGTCAGGAGACGACGATCATTCTTGCCCTTCTTGCCATTCTTGCCTTTCTTGTCCATTATTGCCCTTCTTGTCTTTCTTCTTTCGTGTGCACTCTGTTGAGCACTCTGTTGTGCACTCTGTTGTGCACTCTGTTGTGTACGGTTCGGGGCTTAACCCTTACCACTGCTGAGCTGCGGCTGGGTACTATTTTGTTTGAGATTTCCGGTGGTTCATTTGCTATTTTGGTCATCAGAGGCGAGACTTCACTATGGACTTCCGTTCTCTCTCAGCCTCACTATTCAGATCTCGGGGCCAAAATCACATTATGTGGACAAAAGCAGTGTCCAGAATGGACAGAGCAATTTATCGAAAGACCTGGCTATCCACAAAAAGAGCCCGGGCGTGATGAAACACCCGGGCTGGAGATTTTAGCAGCAGTTGTGAACCCATCAGCGGATCTTTCTGTCCGCAGACATGGGCACAGTGCCCCGGCTTCTGCTTATGGTTTCCTCGCCGCTTCTGGCATACTCTGCACTGTACCACACATTCAGTGGATCATCTCCACTGGTCCATACAAAGTACATAACGGAATCGCCCTGGGGGATGTTTCGCAGCTCGAAATTGTCTGCTTCCACATCCCGGCGTCGGTCAAGCTCCTCAAAGAACTCGTCCATGATCTCCGCAGCCGAGAGAACCGGGGGCAGGACCTCCTCGGCCACCAGAACCCCACCATCCTTGATTAGTTCCCATGCGGCCTTGTCCTTGCTTCCGGGCATTATCTCCGAGGCTGGGAGCATGGAGATTATGGAGTGGGACATATCGAACTCCAGTTGAAAGTGCTCGTAGCGGGGGTTTTTCACCTGAAGCATGAAATAGGCGTTGCCCCCGGTTTCCGCAAAGTTGTAGGTCTCGATGCTGTAGGACTCTTCCGTGTAGGTGTTCTGGTTAAGCAGGTCTTCGGGGGCTCTCTGGGCATTGGCCACGGTTGTGCTTAGCATAACAGCCAGTATGGCCATGAAAACAGGCAGGGTGGGCACCAGATACGCTTTATTGCAAAGTGCCTTTGATCGCTTGGTCATAACCGCCTCCAATGTTTTTTGTCTGCACACCTTACACAAAGTTCATACTGGCTTTCAAGATCAAGACAGACATGCAGGAATAGACCGGCATAAAATAAGCCCTCCGGGTCGAAGGACTATCAAGGAGGTCAAATGAACCGGATTCATTCTGACTGTTTAGAAGTCGGGCACCTCTTGCTTTTCTGGAGCATGGTCTTCGTAGCCTTCAGAAGATTCACTGCCGTCTTGTCCAGCATATTGCATCCCTGGCTCTGCCATCGCGGGGGCAATAGGAATAGAAGATCAGGCAAATCCAGCAGTGACTGGGCACAGGAGGAAGAATTGGATACAAAGGTTTGAAGATAGCCAATAAGGCAGGGGCAACCCCATTTGACAAACCCGGACCGCAGAGCGGATAAGCCTGCTCATCCCGAATGCCTGAGAGCAGCTACCTGGTGATCTTGACCTGGGCCCCGCACCTGGAGCGCTTCACCCAGCCATCCAGATCGGGATTTTTCACACCCCTTTACCCTTAACTGCCAGGTTCCTCACAAGCGCCCTGGTCCACTCATCCCTGCCGCTTAAAGTCGGGATTTTGGCATCCTTCAGTCTCTTGGCCAGCTCTACGTAGGTTATCCCCGGGTCTTTCTCCTTCTCAGATCTGATCCACTGGGTTACGGCTGCTTTGTCCGGCTTGCCGTTATGGATGCTGTTTCTTACAAACTCCAGGTCTGCATAAGCATAGTCGTCCAGGGGCGCAGGTTCTTGTGCTTCCTCCGGGATTGACTCAGCATCTGCAATATTGATCGATGGATGGCTGACCTGCATTTTCTCAAGGTCCAGGTCGCTCAGCTCAACCCCTTCAGCTGGATCAGCCCCCAAATCATTTTCCAACTGCCCCAGCCTTTCCTCCAGATTCTTCATTACCTGCTGAATCTGGGTGATTGCTTTGTATACCTGTACCATGGAGCCGTTTATTTCCGCAGTAAGCTTTAAAAGGGTGTCCTCCAGAGCATCGGCCAGGGTCTTGTTTTTTTCCTGGACTACAAGTTCAGCTTGGCTGGGCAAGGTAGCCTGCAGCTCCTGTTGGAGTTCGTCTTTTAGCTTAAGGAGCTGGGATTCTGAAAGATTAGAACCTTGAATACCTTTCTCACCTGGTTCATCCTTTAATCCATCCATCCCGTCATCCAATACTCCATCCATTGAATCATCCCTTAATCCAGTCATCCCTCCATCCACTGATCCATCCATCCCTTCATCCGTTAATCCCTTAATCCGATCATCCGTTAATCCCTTCATCCCTTAATCCATCCATCCAACCATCCGTTAATCCATCCATCTGCAAATATGCTGCTTTAATCCTATTTTTCCAGATAGTTACCCACTCAATCAGTTTGTTATCTATGTTATCAGGGATGTCACCGTTTAGCATCATGCGGATCTGATCCACGGTGTACCCTTGATCTTTAAGTGCAAAAATCAACACAAAAAAGTCTGTATATTCAGGGGCATACTTCATCAGCCTGCCTTCAGATGTGCCGAATACGAATTCTGACAATTCTCGCTTACAAGAAATCAATGTTCTGTAATTGACATCAATTTCTTCCGCCATTTCGAGGAGTGTAACAAGCTTTTCCTTGCCCATATTGTCACCAACCTGTATTTTTTGATACTTTTGCGATTATGTTACCATTAACACCCAGTTTCAGACCTGTAAGCAGCGTTATCAGTCGTTATCAGGTGGTAACATCTGTTAACAGCCGACCTATTGGTGGGTGAGGCCTCCAAAATGCTCTGGTCACTCTCACTTAAGCCGCCTTAACCGCCTGGATTTACACAACCCACCAGAACAAAAACCCATCAGCAAAATTTTCACCTGCATATATCCCACCAGTCATCAGGCTGCAGTGTCAAAACTTTTCCATTTATATCAGAAGCTTAAGTGCCAAATTCATCCACCTTATATCCCACCAGACAACGGGTTTGAGTATCAGCTTTTTTGCCCTGAACCACTCTCACCCTGTCCATTCTGGATGCTGGACCAAGCCAGTTCCGTGGCATCTCGTAGAGTATCTTGTGTCAAATGCGCATATCTTTGTGTCGTGGATATGTTTGAATGACCCAACAGCTTTTGCACCTCGTACAGGCTTCTGCCGGAGTTTACCAATAGACTTGCAAAGTTGTGCCGCAGGTCATGAATGCGTACATCCGGGATGCCTGCATTCTTGCGTACCCGGTCCCATGTATTATGGAAATGCTTTATAGGCCCTCCTGTTTTGGGGTTGGGGAAAACGTACTCTGAGCCGTTATGCTTTCTTTTCTCCAGAATCCTCAGGGCTCCCTGGGACAGGGGTATCGTCTTCCTGGTCTTGGCCTTGTTTCTTTCCGGGGGAATTGTCCACAGACCCTGCTTAAGATCCAGTTCCTGCCATGGCAGATTGACCACCTCGGACTTCCTGGCTCCGGTTAGGATCAACAGCTCGATGATGTCCGGTACTACCTGACTCTTGCAGTTTTTAAGCTCACCCAGGAGCCTCTTTGTTTCCTCGCTGCTCAGATAGCGTTCCTTGCAGTTATTATCCTCAAGCCTGGAGATATGCCGGGCCGGGGTCTTCTCTATCACATCCCACTTCTCGGCCAGATTGAATATGTATTTGACCAGGGCCATGTAGCGGTTCACCGTCCCCGGTTTGCAGCCTGCCCGCAAAAAGTTGGACTGGAACTGCTGCACATCATCCCTGGTTATTTCAGACATCTTCATATTTCCCCAAAGAGGCAGAACACGCAGTTCAAGCATTTTACTGTCCTGATCCCAGGACCTCTTGTGCACCTGGATGTAGGGGATGTACTGATCCCGGATGAATTCCTTGAAAGTCGGTGTATTGCGGTTTTTCTCGGCTTCATCCCTGGGATCAAACCCCATTGTGGTCTGGGACCTGATCTGCTTGGCTTTTTGTCTGGCTTCTTCCAAAGTGATGGAATCAACCGGAGCTATCCTGGCCTGTTTGAGGCGACCGAACTTGTCCCTGTATCTCTGGTAATAAGTGGACTTGCCAGTGCTGCGTACCTCCATAATAAAGCCGGGAACGTCCGAATCAAAATAGTCAACCTTGGCCTTGTTCCTGACCCTGGGTGGGTTGGAGACGAATGAGGGGGTTAGATGGATTTTGGGCATGGTGACCTCCTTTTCTCAATAAAGAATATGGCCACTATATGACACTTTTAACGATCAATCAAGCATAAAAAAAGTCACAATTGACACTAAATGGTCATAGGCATACTTGACAAGATATCTATACCAAACAACTAAAAGAGAACCATGATTACTCCAGCCCAGATCCGAGCCGCTAGAGGACTACTTAGATGGTCGCAAAAAGACCTGTCGAAAAAGTCAGGAGTATCCCTGCGGGCGGTCAACAGGGTGGAAAGTGAGGAATGCGATCCAAGAATGAGTACTCTGAAGGCTTTGGAATATACCCTGGAACAGGCAGGCGTAGTTTTTATCAACGAAGAGCATAAAGTGGGAGTTTACTTACGCTCTACTGGTCAGCTTTTTTGAAGTCCTGCTTTTGCTAGAGCTCTTGAAAAAGACGGATTTAGAGATAGGCAAATTGGTGTGGAAATGGATACAACAGAGTTCTCAACGAAAGATTGTTTTAGATGTACCTTGGGCATAATTAAACCTCCTTGTTTTAGTCTGTTTCAGACTTATAACCGAAGAAGGCTTAATTTTTGAATCCACACAAGGCCAAATAACGGCCTTAGATAGCAAAAGATGAGGTAAGGGTCGGATAAAAGGCTGGAAGCTCTGTGAAAGGCTGTGAGGGCTATTCTTGAGGGTGTGAGAGTGAAAAGACCGGTCTACATCCTATTAACAACGAATTAAGGTCCAACCTGTTGACATTATAGCAGCTTTGCTATACACAGTATCTATGAGCAAATGGACTGTGGAATTTCTCAACGACTCCGTGGAAGCAGAGTTTGACAACCTTCCTCCACAGGTGAGGGCTAAAGCGGTTCAGATATCCAAGCTCATCGTAGAGTTTGGTCCTGCCGGTTTAGGTATGCCTTATATCCGCCATGTGCAGGACAAGATCTGGGAGATCAGAGCATCACACGGAAGGTGCTTGTATATCTCTGCAACCGGGCGTAAGGTGGTAATCTTGCGGTGCTTTGTCAAAAAATCAAATAAATTACCGAAAAAGGAACTCAAAATCGCCTTTGAGCGAGCCAGGGAGATAGACAATGGGTAAGAGCATAGAAGAAAAACACAGGGAGATGCTTGATCGTGATCCCGGGTACGCCCTTGAATATGCCCGCATGGAAGAAGAGTTCCAGTTTGTCCGGGAACTGATCCGGGCCAGAGTGCGGGCGGGAATGACTCAGCAACAGGTGGCAGATAAGATGGGAACCACACAGTCTACTGTTGCCAGGCTGGAATCCGGTGGTACTATGCCAAGCCTTAGGAGCCTTCAGAAATACGCCTGGGCTACCGGGAGCAAGGTCAAGATCTCGCTTGAGGGTTGAGCCTCAAGCCCTGAAGGTAAAAAGACGAGCCCAAGGGTCGGATTAAAGGCTGGAAGCTCTGTGTGAGGGCGTGAGGGCTGTTCTTGGGGGTCTATAGGAAAATACGCCAAATAATAAAAGCGACTATCAGCAAAATTACAATGAGAAAACCCCAAAAAAACTCTGATTCTTCGGATTTAGGCGGCTTGTACCCTCATTTTAATGCTACCAAGTCCATCAAAGTAATGCCGCACTGGTCCATACTTTGACTCCAGTCTACGCCACCTTTGAGAGTGCCCCCACAAGGGCGGGGTATGCAGGGTACGTAAATACTAAAGACAGGCGGGGTATAGCGGGATACAGGCAACATAACTAAACCCAGTTGAACAGACCGAAGGTCTACGGCACAGCCGTGTTCAACAGGGTAAACTGGCAACATAATGTCCCGGTTCTTCCATTCCTCCTCCCTCACGCACCTTAAAAGCATGTTTTTGGGGCCAAAAAAGTGCTTTTAAGGGCCAAAAATGGCCCATATTTTGAATTAAACTACTGAATTTATTGCAATCTGCTCGGTCCGACCCCAAGCGACCTCCTTCACTGTCCACCGACTACTAACTACAAAAAAATACAGTTGACGCGGGTATTTTTTTCTTATATCCTTACAAAAAGGAATTCTTACACAGGAGGAGCTGATAGTATGCTGGTCAAAGTTACCTCGAAAAATCAGATCACCATCCCCAAAAAGTATGCGGACAAGCTGCAAGGTACAAAATATCTGGATGTCCAATACCATGACGGAGCACTGCTGTTAAAGCCAGTGCAGACTTATGAAGCCGATCTGGAAACAATCCGCTCCAAGATGGAAAAGCTGGGTCTGGGAGCGGAAACTGTTCAGGATGCCATCAACTGGTCCAGATCCAGGTAATGGATGTTGTTGTAGATACCAATGTTGTGGTCTCAGGGCTTTTGTTTAAAGGGCTGCCTGGCAGGATTGTTTCCTTATGGAAGCAACGGGATATTATCCCCTATGTTACCCGGGAGATAGTTGACGAGTATATCCGAGTCTTGACCTATCCCAAGTTTCAATTATCCGGCCTGGAAATCGAGTATCTGGTTTACCAGGAAATCCTGCCTTATGTTGAAATCGTGAAGCCTTTGACCAGGGTGCATGTTGTGCATGATGATCCTGCTGACGATATGTTTCTTCATTGTGCCCTTGCCGGGCAGGTAAAGACCATCATTTCAGGAGATAAACACCTTCTTGATGTACAGGCTTATAAATCAATAAGCATATTAGATCCAGCCGATTTCTTGCAGAAGTTCAGTGGTTAAGTGCTAAAAATACCAAGTCATTTGTAATTTCCAAATGATAAGCGACGTACTGTCCACTGTACTGACGTACCGAACAAGGCTTGGAAAAAGGCAAAAAAGAAGAAGCCCAGGATACCACGCCAGGCACAAACAAAAAAGCCCACCAGCGTGAAACCAGTGAGCTTTAAATCATTATACGCACCTTAAAAGCATATTTTTGAGGCCAAAAAAGTACGTTTAAGGGCCAAAAATGGCCTGTTTTTTAGATTAACCTACTGAATTTATTGCAATCTGCTTGGTCCGACCCCAAATTGCATGGTGTCTTCCCCATCAATACTTACTTCATGCCTTGTACCTGCATGACCAGTGCAGGCAGTAACCTTATATCCAAAATAGTGAGCCATGATCTGCAGACCCCGGCACACTCCAAACATTGGAAGCTCATTTTCCAGGGCATATCTGATTAAAAGTCAACTAATCAACCTGTTGGCTTCTTTTTTTAAAGCTTAAAAACCGGATGAAAAAAGCAGGCGGGGTAAATCTGTGTATAGCAGGATACTGGCAACATAATGTCACAGTTGGCTCCTCTGGCCGGTAATGCCGGTTATAAGGGCCGTTTTCATGGGTGTTATTCCAGAGATTTTAGGGCTACATCCGGGGCTTTGGATACTATTGTAAGTAATGCAGCAGCTGGTCCGGACGGCTTACGTCTATGTTGTTCCCAGTTTTGCAAAGTTTTCACGCTGACTCGCATCAACCGGGCAAATTCACTTTGTGACAGCCCGACTCTCTCGCGCAGGGATTTGACATCAGTTGAGCTTACTTCAAAACGGCGTGAAGGCTGAGATTCGCCATGGGAAATTTTTTTAGCTTCTTTAAGACTGCTTACCAGATCATCGAATAATTGTTGTTCCATAATCATAGCTCCTTCACAAGTTTACGTAAGACAGCCAATTCCTTTGAGGACAAGGTGTCTTTTCTGCTTTTTGGATATGCGACAAGAAAATAAATATGATTTCTATCTTTCATCCAATAGTAAATCACCCTAATGCCTCCGCTTTTCCCCCGTCCTTGCAGTGCATAGCGGATTTTTCTGAGTCCGCCCCCGCCCTTGATGAGATCGCCTCTTTCTGGATTCTCCGATAAGAGATTTTGTAGTCCCAAGTATTCTTCATCGTGCATAAATTCGGTGATCATTTGAGTAAAAGTAGGAGTTTCTATGAATACCATAAAAAGATTCTATCCGCCTTTGGCGGAGAGGTCAAGTCAGATTGTTGTACCTTAACCGATGTTTTTCAATCCTTAATCATACCAGGGTGGCTATATTTGTCTATCGCATCCAGCTCCCAATCGCTTCATAGAATACAAACCCTCCACCCCGCCTACGGGCGTAAATTTCCGCTCATCCTTGGACCCCAGCAGGTGTTTGACCTGATCAAATACCTCCTGCACAAAGTCCTTCCCGCCGATAACCCCGGAATCGGTAAAATACCGGCATCTGTACCTGAAGCGCTCTACACGGGAGATCTTGTAGCCCTTTTTCCTGGCCTTCTCCACAACTTTTTTTTCAATGGTCTTGCCTTTGCCCGCATCCACTGCGCCTGTTTCATAGACGAACTGCCTGTACTTGCGGACAATCTCTTTGGGGTCCAGCTCGTTCCATTCCTTGAGCCCGAAATCAATATCCAGCAGACCGTCTTTATTACCTGTCTGGGTATGATAACCAAGTGAACTCCAGCGGTAATTCTCCGGTTTCTTAACAATACCGGCACGGATAGGGTTTAAGTCTACATAAGCAAGCAGGTTCACCAGAGTACTGCCTTCCTGTACAATCATACTCTTAAACCGGCCACCCCAGAAAAATCCCTTCCGCCTGTGCTTTTTGTTGTAATACCTGGTAAAGTTCTGCTTGATGTCCTTCACATAGGCCCCAAGGCTGCAAAGCCTCTTCTTGACCTCAGCCATCCGGTCAGTAGGCATCTCGACCTTGTCACCATAATAGTCCTGCCATCTCTTGATGATGTCTGAGTTGGAAATTTCATCCTCAGGGTGCATCCGGGCCACTAGGTGGAAATGGTTACCCATGACCGCAAACCCAAGCACGTCAACAAAGTAAAGCCTGCTCAGTCTTTTGATAAGCCCCAGCAGATAATCCTTGTCAGTATCCTTGATGGGCAGGCCGGGCAGGGCAGTACGTGATATGACATGGTAGACGGTTTGGCGGTCATTACGGATAAAACGGGCTATGCGGGGCATGAATTACCTCCTTTAAGGCTGGTGGTTGAGCTGTTGGAAGAATGGATAGCATAAGCTGAAATAAAACGCAAGAAGAGACTGTCCCCTTCTTCTCATTATGCTGCATGTCTTCATATCCCCCTGGTATCCATGAAGATATGAAGACCCCGCCAAATCCGGTTTATTTACATGCATATCAGCCTGTTACGAGAACTCGCAACATAAGGGACAGGTTCTTTGAGTTGCCCTTTGAGTTGCCCCCACCAAAAATGTTTCTAAACTGATAACGGGGCTAAGGAGCGGTTTTTGTCTATTGATGAACTGGAGAGGCTCCTGGCTGAGATCAAGAACTGCAAAAGCCCGGTAGTGCCAGACGTTATTGAATTCCTGATATTAACCGGAGCCAGAAAGTCTGAAGTAGCCCACCTGCCCTGGTCCGAGGTGGATATGGAGGAACATATCTGGACCCTGCCCCCTGAACGCAATAAAGCCAAGTGCCGCAAGATAATTCCTTTATCCCAGGGAGCTATGAAAATCCTGAAACGCAGAGCTGGCAATGGTTCCGACTATGTGTTTCCTAATCCTGATACAGGTCTGCCCATGAAGCACATGCATGGGACCTGGGACCGTATCAGGCTTAAGGCTGGTCTGCCTGATGTGCGGATACACGATCTGCGGCATTCGTATGCATCCTTCCTGGTAAATTCAGGCCGGAGTCTCTACGAGGTGCAAAAACTATTAGGACACGCCGACATATCAACTACTCAAAGGTATGCACATCTGACGAAGGATACACTCCAGGAAGCCACTGAAATCGTCTCAAAACTGATTCGCTGAGTGAGTATATGCTGGGTCAAAAAATCGAGTGTTAGGGCTTTGTTGAGCCATGCATCATGCTTTGCACCAATTTTGGTGGTCGGTATATGCTGGGTCAGTCCAATGTGCAGTAATGAGTGACACTAAAGGGATGTGGTATTTCAGTGCCTTACAGAAAGCCGAGTGAAGGTGTCGGTGGGCTGGTTTGGTGGGTGACTACAGTGATGCTTTTAAAAGGGGTGATGTGACCGGGGTTTGGGGTCGGACCTAATTAAAGTTCTAAATTGATTGAATAAATGGCCTTTACAGAGCCCAAAATTTGCCTTAGAATGCCCTTTTTAATGCTCAAAAACCAGTTGTAAGCAAATATGCCCAGAGCCAACAGATATTTTTTGCCTGATCATGTGTGGCATATTACCCATAGATGCCACAAAAAGGAATTTTTGTTGAAGTTCGCCAAGGACCGTAGCACATGGGTTAAATGGTTATTTGAAGCCAAAAAGAGATACGGGCTACAGGTATTGAATTACACGGTCACCTCGAACCATATTCACTTGCTGGTACACGGTCAGTTATACCCAGGTCCTTACAATTGGTGGTGTACTTTCGGCAGACGTGCGTAAGCAGATAAATTTCACGGCAGCTGGCGTAGGCTTTGCTTGGAGGGCCAGTTCAGGGGCTGGTCAATTTTCGGTTATCACAGCACAAGTTGAGACACCTCCTCCATGACTCAAGGTCCAGGAGGAGGGTCTGCTGATATTGCGCTGGCTTGGCGTGGAGGAGATTATTCGTTGGGGAGGTTTTCTCGATAGTTCCAGGGCATCCATTTTTGTGGAGCCGCGAGGGCCTCTTCTATGTTTTTCTGAAGCTGGGTCAGGTAGTCAAAGGAGTTCACTTTGTTAAGCTG harbors:
- a CDS encoding site-specific integrase, coding for MLDRQIQDYLEWMNNAGYAPWTMAQHSQILNRLLDFVVLNSIPWERTFARDTLQAFKDHVQVKYAGFVLRGFMRYLHQNGIICLPPGALPEGRGRSKLQRAQLPRLYEEYLQFYTQTRQVGHVQIYRVRGTLSALNDYLQNQGMELKDLDVLHMDAFLAERNRKYAPETRIHERSGLRGFLRYLYLERQIL
- a CDS encoding CHC2 zinc finger domain-containing protein, which encodes MAQRYSREELQRLRNKVLVNDVIVHILDMPSKVRDGYLRFLCPLCSEFLTACNPRTNLARCFRCERNFNPIDLVMVVKGLNFREAVEFLQDMEQRLGR
- a CDS encoding tyrosine-type recombinase/integrase; protein product: MPKIHLTPSFVSNPPRVRNKAKVDYFDSDVPGFIMEVRSTGKSTYYQRYRDKFGRLKQARIAPVDSITLEEARQKAKQIRSQTTMGFDPRDEAEKNRNTPTFKEFIRDQYIPYIQVHKRSWDQDSKMLELRVLPLWGNMKMSEITRDDVQQFQSNFLRAGCKPGTVNRYMALVKYIFNLAEKWDVIEKTPARHISRLEDNNCKERYLSSEETKRLLGELKNCKSQVVPDIIELLILTGARKSEVVNLPWQELDLKQGLWTIPPERNKAKTRKTIPLSQGALRILEKRKHNGSEYVFPNPKTGGPIKHFHNTWDRVRKNAGIPDVRIHDLRHNFASLLVNSGRSLYEVQKLLGHSNISTTQRYAHLTQDTLRDATELAWSSIQNGQGESGSGQKS
- a CDS encoding helix-turn-helix domain-containing protein; this translates as MITPAQIRAARGLLRWSQKDLSKKSGVSLRAVNRVESEECDPRMSTLKALEYTLEQAGVVFINEEHKVGVYLRSTGQLF
- a CDS encoding type II toxin-antitoxin system RelE/ParE family toxin, which produces MSKWTVEFLNDSVEAEFDNLPPQVRAKAVQISKLIVEFGPAGLGMPYIRHVQDKIWEIRASHGRCLYISATGRKVVILRCFVKKSNKLPKKELKIAFERAREIDNG
- a CDS encoding helix-turn-helix domain-containing protein: MGKSIEEKHREMLDRDPGYALEYARMEEEFQFVRELIRARVRAGMTQQQVADKMGTTQSTVARLESGGTMPSLRSLQKYAWATGSKVKISLEG
- a CDS encoding AbrB/MazE/SpoVT family DNA-binding domain-containing protein — encoded protein: MLVKVTSKNQITIPKKYADKLQGTKYLDVQYHDGALLLKPVQTYEADLETIRSKMEKLGLGAETVQDAINWSRSR
- a CDS encoding putative toxin-antitoxin system toxin component, PIN family — its product is MDVVVDTNVVVSGLLFKGLPGRIVSLWKQRDIIPYVTREIVDEYIRVLTYPKFQLSGLEIEYLVYQEILPYVEIVKPLTRVHVVHDDPADDMFLHCALAGQVKTIISGDKHLLDVQAYKSISILDPADFLQKFSG
- a CDS encoding glutamine amidotransferase-related protein, whose protein sequence is MRYALENELPMFGVCRGLQIMAHYFGYKVTACTGHAGTRHEVSIDGEDTMQFGVGPSRLQ
- the nadS gene encoding NadS family protein, with protein sequence MEQQLFDDLVSSLKEAKKISHGESQPSRRFEVSSTDVKSLRERVGLSQSEFARLMRVSVKTLQNWEQHRRKPSGPAAALLTIVSKAPDVALKSLE
- a CDS encoding type II toxin-antitoxin system RelE/ParE family toxin, producing MVFIETPTFTQMITEFMHDEEYLGLQNLLSENPERGDLIKGGGGLRKIRYALQGRGKSGGIRVIYYWMKDRNHIYFLVAYPKSRKDTLSSKELAVLRKLVKEL
- a CDS encoding transposase encodes the protein MPRIARFIRNDRQTVYHVISRTALPGLPIKDTDKDYLLGLIKRLSRLYFVDVLGFAVMGNHFHLVARMHPEDEISNSDIIKRWQDYYGDKVEMPTDRMAEVKKRLCSLGAYVKDIKQNFTRYYNKKHRRKGFFWGGRFKSMIVQEGSTLVNLLAYVDLNPIRAGIVKKPENYRWSSLGYHTQTGNKDGLLDIDFGLKEWNELDPKEIVRKYRQFVYETGAVDAGKGKTIEKKVVEKARKKGYKISRVERFRYRCRYFTDSGVIGGKDFVQEVFDQVKHLLGSKDERKFTPVGGVEGLYSMKRLGAGCDRQI
- a CDS encoding site-specific integrase, which gives rise to MSIDELERLLAEIKNCKSPVVPDVIEFLILTGARKSEVAHLPWSEVDMEEHIWTLPPERNKAKCRKIIPLSQGAMKILKRRAGNGSDYVFPNPDTGLPMKHMHGTWDRIRLKAGLPDVRIHDLRHSYASFLVNSGRSLYEVQKLLGHADISTTQRYAHLTKDTLQEATEIVSKLIR